Proteins co-encoded in one Anabas testudineus chromosome 8, fAnaTes1.2, whole genome shotgun sequence genomic window:
- the gaa gene encoding lysosomal alpha-glucosidase, which yields MALLSNIAVAVVLAFALSPCMYTRHLYNYATRLVMPVHTKQNVVTIHESFASNNPATSQDSSEHTWEINPESSEEADISKDSKCTMAPESRFDCGRDRLLSQSECEQRGCCYSPLPNFTGPPWCFYPSVYPGYKMGPLTPTKRGHAATLTRDNPSYLPRDISNLSLEVIEETAGCLQFTLKDPSSPRYEVKLPAGVPQHSADTRDSLYTTEYQSDPFGFIVRRKSSGRVIMNTTVAPLLFADQYLQLSTTLASSLVSGLGEHYTSLRLDLNWTSLTLWNRDMAPHAHANLYGSHPFYIVQEGDGLAHGVFLLNSNAIEVMLQPTPALTWVSTGGILDLYIFLGPDAQSVIRQYLQVIGYPMMPPYWSLGFHLCRWGYTTTNTTWNVAQRMHNANFPMDVQWNDLDYADKRRVFTFDPWRFGDLPEMVEEFHKRGMKYILILDPGISTTSPPGTYRPFDDGLKRDVFIKNATGQILIGKVWPGPTAFPDFTNSETRQWWEDCIRDFHSRVPVDGLWIDMNEPANFVQGSLEGCPDSDIENPPYTPRVVGGQLNSGTLCMSAQQKLSTHYNLHNIYGLTEAYATHSALMKVRGKRPFVLSRSSYPGIGRFSGVWTGDVRSDWEQLRYSIPAVLQFSMFGVPLVGADICGFGGNTTEELCVRWMQLGAFYPFMRNHNDKPNAPQEPYVFGQKAQAAMRSALNIRYSLLPFLYTLFHHAHTSAETVARPLFVEFPTDPSCQIIDRQFLWGSSLLISPVLEQGAEELAVYLPPGTWYSLYNGQPFHSKGQYLLLPAPLDTINVHVREGHILPQQEPALTTTASRSNPFFLTVALSAGGWAWGHLFWDDGDSLDTYEMGNYCYVTFIAGQSQVVSDPLKLNGALEGLVLGGLRVFGVPSPPRYVLANGEIVSDFMYTRDTGVLTVTSLALPMSQVFTVQWVL from the exons ATGGCTCTGTTATCTAAtattgctgttgctgttgtccTGGCATTTGCTCTGTCACCATGTATGTACACCAGGCACTTATATAACTATGCAACCAGACTGGTTATGCCAGTGCATACTAAGCAAAATGTTGTTACAATACATGAAAGCTTTGCTAGTAATAATCCAGCAACATCACAGGACAGTTCAGAGCACACATGGGAAATTAATCCAGAAAGCTCAGAAGAGGCTGATATTTCCAAAGACAGTAAATGCACCATGGCCCCAGAGAGTCGGTTTGACTGTGGCAGGGATAGGCTTCTCAGCCAGAGTGAGTGTGAGCAGAGGGGATGCTGCTATTCGCCTCTACCCAACTTTACAGGACCACCATGGTGCTTTTACCCCAGTGTGTATCCTGGCTACAAAATGGGTCCCCTCACTCCCACCAAACGGGGCCATGCTGCCACCCTGACTCGTGACAACCCCTCCTATCTCCCCAGAGATATCTCTAATTTAAGTTTAGAAGTCATCGAGGAGACTGCAGGCTGCTTGCAGTTCACT TTGAAGGACCCATCATCTCCACGATATGAAGTTAAGCTTCCAGCTGGTGTTCCTCAGCACAGCGCTGATACCCGTGATTCCCTCTACACCACTGAATACCAGTCTGACCCATTTGGCTTCATAGTGCGACGTAAATCTAGTGGAAGAGTGAT TATGAATACCACAGTGGctcctctgctgtttgctgaCCAGTACTTGCAGCTGTCCACGACACTGGCATCTTCCCTTGTGTCTGGCCTTGGGGAGCATTACACTTCCCTTCGCCTGGATCTTAATTGGACGTCTTTGACTCTCTGGAACAGAGACATGGCACCTCAT GCACATGCCAACCTCTATGGCTCTCATCCATTCTACATAGTACAGGAAGGGGATGGCCTGGCAcatggagtttttcttctcaaCAGCAATGCAATTG AGGTGATGTTGCAGCCAACTCCTGCTCTCACCTGGGTGTCTACTGGTGGAATCCTGGATCTGTACATTTTCTTGGGTCCTGATGCTCAAAGTGTGATACGACAATACCTCCAGGTCATCG GCTATCCTATGATGCCTCCATATTGGTCACTGGGCTTTCATCTGTGTCGGTGGGGCTACACAACCACTAATACAACATGGAACGTTGCACAACGCATGCACAATGCCAACTTTCCCATG GATGTGCAGTGGAATGATCTGGATTATGCAGATAAGCGCAGAGTTTTCACCTTTGACCCCTGGCGATTCGGGGACCTTCCAGAGATGGTGGAGGAATTCCATAAGAGAGGCATGAAGTACATCCTTATTCTG GACCCAGGAATCAGCACCACCAGCCCCCCTGGAACCTACCGTCCCTTTGATGATGGACTTAAACGAGACGTCTTCATTAAAAATGCTACAGGACAGATCCTGATTGGAAAG GTTTGGCCTGGCCCAACAGCCTTTCCTGACTTCACCAACTCAGAGACCAGACAATGGTGGGAGGACTGCATCAGAGATTTTCATTCCAGAGTTCCTGTGGATGGTCTATGGATT GATATGAATGAACCAGCTAATTTTGTCCAGGGCTCATTGGAGGGCTGTCCTGACAGTGACATTGAGAACCCGCCTTACACTCCTA GGGTGGTTGGAGGACAGTTGAACTCAGGAACGCTTTGTATGTCAGCTCAGCAGAAGCTGTCTACACACTACAACCTGCACAATATATATGGACTGACAGAAGCATATGCCACACACAG TGCTCTCATGAAGGTACGAGGGAAGAGACCGTTCGTCCTGTCTCGCTCATCTTACCCTGGAATTGGACGCTTCTCTGGAGTTTGGACAGGAGACGTCAGGAGTGACTGGGAACAGCTTCGATATTCCATCCCTG CTGTGCTGCAGTTCAGCATGTTCGGGGTGCCCTTAGTGGGGGCGGACATCTGTGGCTTCGGAGGCAACACCACTGAGGAGTTGTGTGTACGATGGATGCAGCTTGGTGCCTTCTACCCATTTATGAGGAACCACAATGACAAGCCAAATgct CCTCAGGAGCCTTATGTATTTGGGCAGAAGGCCCAGGCAGCCATGCGGAGTGCATTGAATATTCGTTACTCCCTCCTCCCATTCCTTTATACACTCTTTCATCATGCACACACGTCTGCCGAGACTGTTGCCAGGCCTCTTTTTGTGGA GTTTCCCACTGACCCCAGCTGTCAGATCATAGACCGACAGTTCTTGTGGGGGAGTTCACTTCTCATTAGCCCAGTTTTAGAGCAAGGGGCAGAAGAACTGGCTGTCTATCTACCCCCTGGCACTTGGTACAGCCTGTACAAT GGACAGCCTTTCCACAGTAAAGGCCAGTACCTGCTCCTGCCAGCACCTCTGGACACCATCAACGTCCATGTAAGGGAGGGACACATTCTCCCCCAGCAG GAACCAGCTTTGACAACTACAGCCTCACGCAGCAACCCTTTCTTCCTGACAGTGGCTTTGTCAGCAGGCGGTTGGGCCTGGGGCCACTTGTTCTGGGATGACGGGGACAGCCTTGACACATATGAAATGGGAAACTACTGTTATGTTACCTTTATTGCTGGACAG TCTCAGGTTGTGAGTGATCCTCTCAAGCTGAATGGGGCCCTAGAAGGTCTGGTGCTGGGAGGGCTACGAGTGTTTGGGGTGCCCTCGCCGCCCCGCTACGTATTAGCCAATGGGGAGATAGTCAGTGATTTTATGTACACTAGGGACACTGGG GTTTTGACAGTGACCAGCTTGGCCTTGCCCATGTCACAAGTGTTTACAGTCCAGTGGGTTCTCTGA